In Terriglobales bacterium, the genomic stretch GCTGGAACAGGACATCCAGAAGATCCAGAAGGAGAATGACGAGCTGGCGCAGAGGATCAACGCACTGAAGACCGATCCCGCGACCATCGAGAAGGAAGCCCGTGAGCAGTTGCGGTATGCCCGCCCCGGCGAGATGGTTTACACCTACCCGGCCCCCGCACAGCGCCCGGCGCCACCCGTCGCCGCACAAAACAAATAGCTGGTTCCCTAACTACTAACTACCAACTCCTAGAAAAACATTTCCCGGGCCAGCCAGGGTTTGCACTGGCACCATTGGCCGTCGCGCCTCTGAAACGTCCGGATGCCCCACTGGCTCTCGTTGCGCTGCTCGGGAGTCATCGACTCGAACAGTCTCCCTACTTCAGGTTCCATGGGCACGCACACCGGGTGCCAGCACCACAGCGCGATCGCCAGAAGCACAGCGAACGCGATTGCCAGGTATCCGGTCTTCATCCAGCCTTTTCTTCAGCAGACGACTGACGACTGACAGCTGACGACTGCTTCATCGCACCACTCCTTCCAGCGGCGAGCTGGCAGTGGCGTAGAGCTTCTTGGGCATGCGTCCGGCGAGGTAGGCCTGGCGGCCGCTGATTACGGCATTCTTCATCGCCTCGGCCATCAGGATGGGGTCGGCGGCGGCGGCGATGCCGGTATTCATCAGTACCCCGTCGTAGCCCAGCTCCATGGCGATGGCCGCATCCGACGCCGTGCCCACGCCCGCGTCCACGATCAGGGGCACGCCCGAGATCAGCTCGCGCAGGATCTGCAGGTTGGCCCGGTTCTGGATGCCCATGCCGCTGCCGATGGGCGCGCCCAGCGGCATCACCGCGCTGGCGCCGGCATCGATCAGCCGCTTGGCCACCACGATGTCGTCCGAGGTGTAGGGCAGCACGGTAAAGCCCTCTTTCACCAGCACCCGCGTAGCCTCGACCGTCGCCGTCACGTCCGGGTAGAGCGTGGCCTGGTCGCCGATGACCTCGACCTTCACCCAGTCCGACAGCCCGACCTCGCGCCCCAGCCGCGCGGCGCGGATGCACTCGTCGGCGGTGTAGCAGCCGGCGGTGTTGGGCAGCAGAAAGTAGCGTTTGGGGTCGATGAAGTCCAGCAGCGATTCCTTGCTGCGGTCCAGGTTCACCCGCCGCACCGCGACGGTCACCATCTCCGCCCCGCTGGCCTCGATGGCCCGCGCCGTCTCCGGCCCGTTCTTGTACTTCCCGGTCCCGACGATCAGCCGCGACCGGAACGCCTTCCCAGCAATGACAAAAAAGTCCATGTGGATATTGTAAACAGGTCTGCAGTCGCGGGTCACGGGCCGCCCGTCGCCGAATGGTTGCAAGAGCGACAGTTCCACGTATTATTTCCGTAGATGTCCTCACGACCAGTTCCGCGCATCAACATCGACGCCATGGGGTCGGGCGACTGGCCGGACGTGTCGGCCATCTACCTGGAAGGCATCGCCACCGGCAACGCCACCTTCGAGACCCTGGCGCCGACCTGGGACGAGTTCGACCGCGCCCATCTGCCCTTCGCCCGCCTGGTCGCCCGCCAGGGACGCACCATCGCCGGCTGGGTCGCGCTCAGCAGGGTCTCGAACCGCTCCTGCTACGCGGGCGTGGCCGAGATGAGCGTGTACGTGGCCAGTTGGGCGCGCGGCAAGCGCGTCGGGACCGCGCTCATGGCTGCCGGCATCGCGGAGGCCGAGAGCAACGGCATCTGGACCCTGCAGGGAGCCATCTTCGCCGAGAACCAGGCCAGCCTGAAGCTGTGCGAGTCGGCGGGATTCCGCCAAGTCGGATACCGCGAGCGCATCGGCCAGAGCCAAGGCAAGTGGCGCGACGTCATCCTGGTGGAGCGACGGAGCGACACGGTCGGCGTCTGAGCAAAGCAGGTCCCTCACGGCTGAAGCCGTTCGGGATGACACTTGCGTCGGGCGCTACACCACCGTGACCGGTTCCGAGGTCAGCGGCTCCGGCTCCGCGGCGTAGAGCGCGTCGATCTGTGTCTTGTATTTTTCTTCGATGACCCG encodes the following:
- a CDS encoding GNAT family N-acetyltransferase; protein product: MSSRPVPRINIDAMGSGDWPDVSAIYLEGIATGNATFETLAPTWDEFDRAHLPFARLVARQGRTIAGWVALSRVSNRSCYAGVAEMSVYVASWARGKRVGTALMAAGIAEAESNGIWTLQGAIFAENQASLKLCESAGFRQVGYRERIGQSQGKWRDVILVERRSDTVGV
- a CDS encoding septum formation initiator family protein — its product is MGFTRRIADWFYRVRRKLATAGIGALALLLLLHVVFGANGFLAYQKKKAQYRVLEQDIQKIQKENDELAQRINALKTDPATIEKEAREQLRYARPGEMVYTYPAPAQRPAPPVAAQNK
- a CDS encoding thiazole synthase, giving the protein MDFFVIAGKAFRSRLIVGTGKYKNGPETARAIEASGAEMVTVAVRRVNLDRSKESLLDFIDPKRYFLLPNTAGCYTADECIRAARLGREVGLSDWVKVEVIGDQATLYPDVTATVEATRVLVKEGFTVLPYTSDDIVVAKRLIDAGASAVMPLGAPIGSGMGIQNRANLQILRELISGVPLIVDAGVGTASDAAIAMELGYDGVLMNTGIAAAADPILMAEAMKNAVISGRQAYLAGRMPKKLYATASSPLEGVVR